A single Myxococcales bacterium DNA region contains:
- the xylA gene encoding xylose isomerase, with protein MSSTYPKDAFSPKREDHFTFGLWTVGNRGRDPFGDAVRAPLAPTRIVEKLSELGAYGVNLHDNDLVPLDATAAERDRIVSEFKRALDATGMKVPMATTNLFYDAAFKEGAFTSNDARVRAFALQKTMRSIDLGVELGAKTYVFWGGREGLETNACKSPQDALKRFRECLNYLCEYAIDRGYDLKFALEAKPNEPRGDIFLPTSGHMLAFIYTLDHPNMVGLNPETAHEQMPGLDFSHAVGQALEVGKLFHIDLNGQKPGRYDQDLRFGSEDQKGAFFLVKLLEDAKWQGMRHFDSHAYRTEDEAGVWDFAYYSMRTYKILKDKVARFHADPEIQALLAQLGAKDRSGAWSGSVRYSRDHASRLLDAAFDLDALRTQGFAYERLDQLTTELLLGVR; from the coding sequence ATGTCCAGCACCTACCCGAAGGACGCGTTCAGCCCCAAACGAGAAGATCACTTCACCTTCGGGCTGTGGACGGTCGGCAACCGGGGCCGCGACCCCTTTGGAGATGCGGTCCGTGCGCCTCTGGCCCCCACCCGCATCGTCGAAAAGCTCTCCGAGCTTGGCGCCTACGGCGTGAACTTGCACGACAACGATCTGGTTCCCCTCGACGCAACGGCCGCAGAACGAGATCGCATCGTCTCCGAGTTCAAGCGGGCGCTCGACGCCACGGGCATGAAAGTGCCCATGGCCACGACGAACCTGTTTTACGACGCAGCTTTCAAGGAAGGTGCGTTCACGAGCAACGATGCCCGGGTGCGAGCGTTTGCCCTACAAAAGACGATGCGCTCGATCGATCTCGGCGTTGAGCTCGGCGCCAAGACCTACGTGTTTTGGGGCGGTCGCGAGGGTCTCGAGACCAACGCATGCAAGAGCCCTCAGGACGCGCTCAAACGCTTCCGCGAGTGCCTGAACTATTTGTGCGAATACGCCATCGATCGAGGGTACGATCTCAAGTTCGCGCTCGAAGCCAAGCCCAACGAACCCCGCGGCGACATCTTCCTCCCGACGTCCGGCCACATGCTGGCGTTCATCTATACGCTGGATCACCCGAACATGGTCGGGCTCAACCCGGAAACGGCACACGAGCAGATGCCCGGGCTCGACTTCTCTCACGCCGTGGGACAGGCCCTCGAGGTGGGGAAGCTGTTCCACATCGACCTCAACGGCCAAAAGCCGGGTCGCTACGACCAGGACCTGCGCTTTGGCAGCGAAGACCAGAAGGGGGCCTTCTTCCTGGTCAAGCTGCTCGAAGACGCCAAGTGGCAGGGCATGCGGCACTTCGACAGCCACGCCTACCGCACCGAAGACGAAGCGGGCGTTTGGGATTTCGCCTACTACAGCATGCGGACGTACAAAATTCTCAAGGACAAGGTCGCCCGCTTCCACGCGGATCCCGAGATCCAGGCCCTCCTTGCCCAGCTCGGCGCAAAGGACCGCTCCGGCGCCTGGAGCGGAAGCGTGCGTTACAGCCGCGACCACGCCTCGCGCCTTTTGGATGCCGCGTTCGACCTCGACGCCCTCCGCACCCAGGGGTTTGCTTACGAGCGACTGGACCAGCTCACAACCGAGCTGCTCTTGGGGGTGCGCTGA
- a CDS encoding FAD-dependent oxidoreductase — MSKLKVVVAGAGFAGLETAFLLRHRLHEKVDLTLVSNESDFSFRPNSIYIPFGSDEQDLKIPLVEPTTRQNIRLMQASVQDVDPITKTLYTDGGRLTFDKLIIATGAGMRPQEIPGLDRFGATIWTPKAMRQLGVAIERVISRAQEGKASTMLFLIPPNNKCAGPLYEIVMMTETHLRRKGVRKSVKLVWTTSESSYVQAFGPRLHELVTEEFANRGIEGHVAKVVREVSEASVSFADGDVIPYDELVSFPPYVAAVSYPALPGDDRGFIATEFESRRVRRHEHVYAPGDAGDFPVKQAFLAFLQADAVAEDIAADVLGHERPRVTFDPVSMCVMEQFDKATFAQVPLRLTGDPKRPVEVRPDAGRDYRVGSSPTWRLGKKLLGLYLPMRFRAGEPFHAGAAWQMMDVGLKAMSGVLAH; from the coding sequence ATGTCGAAACTCAAGGTCGTCGTCGCAGGGGCCGGGTTTGCCGGACTCGAGACCGCTTTTCTCCTCCGGCACCGGCTTCACGAGAAGGTCGACCTCACCCTTGTCTCGAACGAATCCGATTTTTCGTTCCGGCCAAACAGCATCTACATTCCCTTCGGCTCGGACGAACAGGACCTGAAGATCCCCCTCGTCGAGCCCACGACCCGCCAGAACATCCGCCTGATGCAGGCTTCCGTGCAGGACGTGGATCCCATCACGAAGACGCTCTACACCGACGGGGGAAGGCTTACCTTCGATAAGCTGATCATCGCCACGGGGGCCGGCATGCGTCCTCAGGAAATCCCTGGGCTCGATCGCTTCGGCGCCACGATCTGGACACCGAAGGCCATGAGGCAGCTTGGGGTCGCGATCGAACGCGTCATTTCACGCGCGCAAGAGGGCAAGGCAAGCACGATGCTCTTCCTCATTCCTCCGAACAACAAGTGTGCGGGTCCACTTTACGAGATCGTCATGATGACCGAGACCCACCTGAGAAGAAAAGGTGTGCGCAAGAGCGTAAAGCTCGTGTGGACCACCTCGGAATCGAGCTACGTGCAGGCCTTCGGTCCCCGTCTGCATGAGCTGGTGACGGAGGAGTTTGCCAACCGGGGCATCGAGGGTCACGTCGCCAAAGTCGTCAGGGAGGTGTCAGAGGCGAGCGTGAGCTTCGCCGACGGAGACGTCATCCCCTATGACGAACTGGTCTCGTTCCCACCCTATGTGGCGGCCGTAAGCTATCCGGCCCTGCCCGGCGACGACCGAGGCTTCATCGCAACGGAGTTCGAGAGCCGCCGCGTACGACGACACGAGCACGTGTACGCCCCTGGCGACGCCGGAGACTTCCCGGTCAAGCAAGCTTTCCTGGCGTTCCTTCAGGCCGACGCGGTGGCCGAAGACATCGCAGCCGATGTGCTAGGTCACGAGCGACCGCGCGTCACCTTCGATCCCGTCTCCATGTGTGTCATGGAGCAGTTCGACAAAGCGACCTTCGCTCAGGTGCCGTTGCGGCTCACGGGAGATCCCAAACGCCCCGTCGAGGTGCGTCCTGACGCTGGACGCGACTATCGCGTGGGCTCGAGTCCCACGTGGCGACTGGGGAAAAAGCTGCTGGGGCTCTACCTGCCCATGCGCTTCCGGGCGGGCGAGCCCTTCCATGCCGGTGCCGCCTGGCAGATGATGGACGTTGGCTTGAAGGCCATGTCCGGCGTGCTGGCACATTGA
- a CDS encoding DUF190 domain-containing protein codes for MSSAILVVRVYVTESRARLRKVMNLLRESGRLRGMTVFKGIAGFGPTMPESVDPSEPTDPPVVLEFFDDRERVAETIAYLKTMIAPHHIITFPAEHR; via the coding sequence ATGTCGTCGGCAATCCTGGTGGTGCGGGTCTACGTGACCGAGTCCAGGGCACGGCTGCGCAAAGTCATGAACCTGCTGCGCGAGTCGGGGCGTCTGCGCGGCATGACGGTGTTCAAGGGAATCGCTGGGTTTGGCCCCACGATGCCCGAGTCCGTCGATCCCAGTGAACCCACCGATCCCCCCGTGGTGCTGGAGTTCTTCGATGATCGTGAGCGCGTCGCCGAGACGATCGCCTACCTCAAGACGATGATCGCGCCCCACCACATCATCACCTTTCCCGCCGAGCACCGCTGA
- the fabF gene encoding beta-ketoacyl-ACP synthase II produces the protein MSRTVVVTGIGLITPVGIGTEETWQGLLAGRSGIGRITRFDTSNYATQIAGEVKGFDPTRWMTARDAKSMDIFIQFAVGAAAMAVEDSGLKIEGEFAERVGVFVGAGLGGITTIERTHDTIREKGPRHGVSPFFVPGIIINLAPGQISIRHGAKGPNYSHVSACSTGAHAIGDAMRLIQHGYADAMICGGTESTITTLGVGGFNAARALSTRNDDPTAASRPFDHDRDGFVMSEGAGILVLEELEHAKARGAKIYARMMGYAANSDAHHITAPAPEAEGAQRCMKLALKDAGLRPEDVDYINAHGTSTKMNDTNESLAIKKVFGDHARRLMVSSTKSMTGHMLGAAGGVETAICALAVARGVVPPTINYTTPDPDCDLDYVPNTAREVPVKVALSNSFGFGGTNACLILGRNA, from the coding sequence ATGTCGCGCACAGTGGTTGTCACCGGCATCGGCCTCATCACCCCCGTGGGTATCGGCACCGAGGAAACCTGGCAGGGTTTGCTCGCGGGTCGCTCCGGCATTGGGCGGATCACGAGGTTCGACACCTCCAACTACGCCACGCAGATTGCAGGCGAGGTCAAGGGCTTCGATCCCACGCGCTGGATGACCGCGCGGGATGCGAAGTCGATGGACATCTTCATTCAGTTCGCCGTGGGCGCGGCTGCGATGGCGGTCGAGGATTCGGGGCTGAAGATCGAAGGTGAGTTCGCGGAGCGGGTGGGGGTTTTCGTGGGCGCTGGTCTTGGCGGCATCACCACGATCGAGCGCACCCACGACACGATCCGGGAGAAGGGGCCCCGCCACGGGGTATCTCCTTTCTTCGTTCCCGGCATCATCATCAACTTGGCTCCGGGGCAGATATCGATTCGTCACGGCGCCAAGGGGCCGAACTACAGCCACGTTTCGGCTTGTTCGACGGGTGCCCACGCCATCGGTGATGCCATGCGGCTCATTCAGCACGGCTACGCCGATGCGATGATCTGCGGGGGGACCGAGTCGACGATTACCACGCTCGGCGTGGGGGGCTTCAACGCCGCTCGGGCTCTGTCCACACGGAACGACGATCCCACGGCGGCCTCGCGCCCCTTCGACCACGACCGCGACGGCTTCGTGATGTCCGAAGGTGCGGGCATCCTGGTGCTCGAAGAGTTGGAGCACGCAAAGGCTCGGGGTGCGAAGATCTACGCCCGCATGATGGGCTACGCGGCGAACTCCGACGCCCACCACATCACCGCTCCGGCGCCGGAAGCGGAGGGGGCCCAGCGGTGCATGAAGCTGGCGCTCAAAGACGCGGGCCTGCGCCCCGAGGACGTGGACTACATCAATGCCCACGGCACCTCGACGAAGATGAACGACACCAACGAGTCGCTTGCGATCAAGAAGGTGTTCGGAGACCACGCCCGCCGGCTGATGGTGAGCTCCACGAAGTCGATGACGGGCCACATGCTGGGCGCTGCAGGGGGTGTGGAAACCGCCATCTGCGCGTTGGCCGTCGCTCGGGGCGTTGTTCCGCCCACGATCAATTACACGACGCCAGACCCTGACTGTGACCTCGACTACGTGCCCAACACGGCCCGCGAGGTGCCGGTGAAGGTGGCGTTGTCGAACAGCTTCGGCTTCGGTGGCACGAACGCCTGCTTGATCCTCGGCCGCAACGCCTGA
- the acpP gene encoding acyl carrier protein, whose amino-acid sequence MADNVEEKVIKLISEQLEVEPDKVVPSASFTEDLKADSLAIVELVLALEESFKLEIPDEETEKIKTVGDAINYIKNHAS is encoded by the coding sequence ATGGCCGACAACGTCGAAGAGAAAGTCATCAAGCTCATCTCCGAGCAGCTCGAGGTGGAGCCCGACAAGGTGGTCCCGAGCGCATCCTTCACCGAGGATTTGAAGGCTGACTCGCTGGCGATCGTGGAGCTGGTCCTGGCTTTGGAAGAGTCCTTCAAGCTCGAAATTCCCGACGAAGAGACCGAGAAGATCAAGACCGTCGGCGACGCCATCAACTACATCAAGAATCACGCCTCGTAA
- a CDS encoding 3-oxoacyl-ACP reductase FabG, with protein MSRCLEGKVVVVTGGSRGIGRAICVALGAEGARVVVNYTSNEAAAIETAASVRAAGGEAALKRFDVADAEGVNQAFKDIAAELGGVHVLVNNAGIAVNALTLGAKDADWQRALAVNLTGAFNCTRAALRPLMKAKESGRIINITSVVAEMGNAGQAPYVAAKAGLIGLTKTWAREYASRGLTVNAVAPGWIDTDMTASELPEAKRAELTQQIPLGRVGKPEDIAGAVAFLAGPTAAYITGQVLRVNGGLLM; from the coding sequence ATGTCACGTTGTCTCGAAGGGAAAGTGGTCGTCGTCACTGGCGGCTCTCGCGGAATCGGTCGGGCCATTTGCGTGGCTCTCGGCGCGGAGGGCGCCCGGGTCGTGGTGAACTACACCTCGAATGAAGCCGCGGCCATCGAGACGGCCGCGTCCGTGCGGGCCGCAGGCGGCGAGGCGGCGCTCAAGCGCTTCGACGTGGCCGATGCCGAGGGCGTCAACCAGGCCTTCAAGGACATCGCGGCCGAGCTCGGGGGAGTGCACGTGCTGGTGAACAACGCCGGCATCGCCGTGAACGCCCTCACCCTGGGGGCGAAGGATGCCGATTGGCAACGCGCCCTGGCGGTGAACCTCACGGGGGCTTTCAACTGCACGCGCGCCGCGCTTCGCCCGCTCATGAAGGCGAAGGAATCGGGACGCATCATCAACATCACGTCGGTGGTGGCCGAAATGGGCAACGCCGGTCAAGCCCCCTACGTGGCCGCCAAGGCGGGGCTCATTGGCCTCACCAAGACCTGGGCCAGGGAGTACGCCAGCCGCGGCCTCACCGTGAACGCGGTGGCCCCGGGCTGGATTGACACGGACATGACCGCGTCTGAGCTTCCCGAAGCCAAACGTGCCGAATTGACTCAGCAAATTCCGCTGGGCCGGGTGGGCAAACCCGAGGACATCGCCGGCGCTGTGGCGTTTTTGGCAGGTCCGACGGCCGCCTACATCACCGGTCAGGTTTTGCGGGTCAACGGCGGTCTTCTGATGTAA
- the fabD gene encoding ACP S-malonyltransferase: protein MKAFLFPGQGSQKPGMGKALFDAHDEAKAVFKEADEVLGFPLSTLCFEGPESELTLTANAQPAILTTSVAALRVLESKTGVRPDVVAGHSLGEYSALVAASGLRMADAVRLVHLRGKFMQEAVAPGEGAMAAILGLEGAAVAEACQEAARELGAVVSPANLNGGGQVVIAGTKATVDRACELAKAKGAKRAIPLQVSAPFHCALMAPAAERLAAELAKVEVTPLAVPVVTNIEAAANRDASRVRALLTRQVTGTVRWEESVQALVALGVGTAYEVGHGNVLAGLVKRIAPSLAVTGVSDPASVAALAV from the coding sequence ATGAAAGCGTTTCTGTTTCCGGGGCAAGGGTCCCAAAAGCCGGGCATGGGCAAGGCCTTGTTCGACGCCCACGACGAGGCCAAGGCGGTTTTCAAGGAAGCCGACGAGGTGCTTGGGTTTCCCCTCTCCACACTCTGCTTCGAGGGGCCCGAGTCGGAGCTCACGCTCACGGCCAACGCTCAGCCTGCCATCTTGACCACCAGCGTGGCCGCCCTGCGCGTGCTCGAGTCCAAAACGGGCGTTCGCCCGGACGTGGTCGCGGGGCACTCGCTCGGCGAGTATTCGGCTCTGGTGGCGGCTTCCGGCTTGCGGATGGCCGACGCCGTCCGCCTGGTCCACCTGCGGGGCAAGTTCATGCAGGAAGCCGTGGCGCCAGGAGAGGGCGCGATGGCCGCGATATTGGGACTCGAGGGGGCCGCGGTGGCCGAGGCCTGCCAGGAAGCCGCGCGCGAGCTCGGAGCCGTGGTCTCGCCCGCCAACCTGAACGGGGGCGGCCAGGTGGTGATCGCGGGAACCAAGGCCACGGTCGACCGGGCCTGTGAGCTGGCGAAAGCCAAGGGCGCCAAGCGCGCGATCCCCCTTCAGGTGAGCGCCCCCTTCCATTGCGCCTTGATGGCACCGGCCGCCGAGCGTCTCGCTGCCGAGCTGGCCAAGGTCGAGGTGACTCCGCTCGCGGTGCCGGTGGTGACCAACATCGAGGCTGCGGCCAACCGTGACGCGTCTCGCGTCAGAGCCCTGCTCACCCGTCAAGTCACGGGCACCGTGCGCTGGGAAGAATCGGTTCAGGCTCTGGTTGCTCTGGGCGTGGGCACGGCCTACGAAGTGGGCCACGGCAACGTGCTCGCAGGTCTCGTCAAGCGCATTGCCCCCTCGCTTGCGGTCACGGGGGTCTCGGATCCGGCCTCTGTGGCCGCGCTGGCCGTCTAG